A part of Bdellovibrionales bacterium genomic DNA contains:
- a CDS encoding FecR domain-containing protein — MIKCIIAKAFESTIVYTGRGGVLGKLELSRFGTSGLLPTSFLILVLALVFGVCVQSFAGSGDPCDCPRLECSSCENQTGLTFYSEKCGNNRVRSCSRPSCQLKDPIPSGCEISQKKGTSEVPEGKRTPASAAAENEALPRGGEIGKVMWSKGDSWLVEPSGKQHAARVGISVHTKDTVKTEAQAEIRIEFQDANELHIQPQSEVLMSEYESDSKLDRRALLDLIKGKVRSKVKQKYKSDTSSYFKVRTKSAVAGVRGTDFVVSFDIGDKEVTKVETLTGSVVLANADQSQSLDINNGTYASYVVEANSSEVFSDKEINEFVARGYMTPVHKMSAKEIEQLDWESSVGEKPKGKTAALKAKGAANSVCQSPQAEIDQCYWACENNPKGAKYCRTDLAQVSCLRRRCDANGKWADETRLPANFHEQCQAKGVRVGPCDY; from the coding sequence ATGATTAAGTGCATAATAGCGAAAGCCTTTGAGAGCACGATTGTGTACACAGGCCGTGGCGGTGTCCTTGGCAAGCTAGAATTGTCCCGTTTTGGAACTTCAGGTTTGTTGCCAACATCCTTTTTGATATTGGTGCTCGCCTTGGTGTTTGGAGTTTGTGTTCAATCCTTTGCTGGGTCGGGAGATCCCTGCGACTGTCCGAGGCTTGAATGCAGTTCATGCGAAAACCAAACTGGCCTTACGTTCTATTCCGAAAAGTGTGGCAATAACAGAGTTCGCAGTTGTTCGAGACCAAGTTGTCAATTGAAGGATCCAATCCCATCTGGTTGCGAAATTTCTCAGAAGAAAGGGACCTCGGAGGTCCCTGAGGGAAAGCGCACTCCGGCTTCAGCGGCGGCGGAAAATGAAGCTTTGCCTCGCGGTGGTGAAATCGGAAAAGTCATGTGGAGCAAAGGCGATTCATGGCTTGTGGAGCCTTCTGGAAAGCAGCACGCAGCTCGTGTCGGAATATCTGTGCATACGAAGGACACAGTAAAGACCGAGGCTCAGGCTGAGATCAGAATAGAATTTCAGGATGCGAATGAACTTCATATTCAGCCCCAGTCAGAAGTTTTGATGTCTGAGTATGAGTCTGATTCTAAGCTAGATCGGCGAGCCTTGCTGGATTTGATCAAGGGCAAGGTGAGGAGCAAAGTTAAGCAGAAGTACAAGAGCGATACGAGCTCTTACTTTAAGGTTCGAACAAAGAGTGCTGTTGCCGGAGTGCGAGGAACCGATTTTGTGGTCAGTTTTGATATTGGGGACAAAGAGGTAACTAAAGTTGAAACTTTGACGGGATCTGTTGTTCTGGCCAATGCCGACCAGTCGCAATCTTTGGATATCAACAATGGGACCTATGCCAGTTATGTTGTTGAGGCGAATAGTTCGGAAGTCTTTTCTGATAAAGAAATCAATGAATTTGTTGCTCGTGGATATATGACGCCGGTTCATAAAATGAGTGCCAAAGAAATTGAGCAATTGGATTGGGAATCATCCGTCGGAGAGAAGCCAAAAGGAAAGACAGCTGCCCTGAAGGCAAAAGGAGCTGCAAATTCTGTTTGTCAATCGCCTCAAGCTGAAATTGACCAATGCTACTGGGCTTGCGAAAACAATCCAAAGGGAGCAAAGTACTGCCGCACGGATCTTGCTCAGGTCAGTTGCCTGAGAAGGCGGTGTGATGCCAACGGAAAATGGGCTGATGAAACAAGGCTTCCTGCAAATTTTCATGAGCAATGCCAAGCGAAGGGTGTACGGGTTGGACCTTGCGACTACTAG
- a CDS encoding TauD/TfdA family dioxygenase, producing the protein MPINTALLEQIRTNLDQDGLIFLENQDIATFESISSLLGHVILKTDVKIKSDATAMVQTAEPLEWHQDSPEAKWLAWFCINPGEPTETFDGRILFNLLSPVEIEILKSIKTTIRTSDDCEEETTMVSGSSNGELILYFCPWLIDDKLNELQKQTIEEVKRLLRLNDGLKNIFFWKQNDLLIIENRRMLHRRPLLDPKSDRFLMRNWIKSE; encoded by the coding sequence ATGCCAATAAACACAGCACTATTAGAACAAATTAGAACCAATTTAGATCAAGACGGGCTTATATTTCTCGAAAATCAAGACATTGCAACCTTTGAATCCATTTCCTCTCTCTTAGGACACGTCATCCTTAAAACTGATGTAAAAATCAAGTCAGATGCGACAGCGATGGTTCAAACTGCAGAACCCCTTGAATGGCATCAAGATTCCCCAGAAGCTAAGTGGTTAGCATGGTTTTGCATTAACCCAGGCGAACCAACAGAAACCTTCGATGGCCGAATTCTCTTTAATCTTTTATCACCTGTAGAAATAGAAATATTAAAAAGCATCAAAACGACTATAAGAACTTCTGATGATTGTGAGGAAGAAACTACGATGGTCTCAGGATCTTCCAACGGCGAATTAATCTTATATTTTTGCCCTTGGCTTATAGACGACAAGCTGAACGAGCTGCAAAAACAGACCATAGAAGAAGTAAAACGATTACTACGTTTAAACGATGGCTTAAAAAATATATTCTTTTGGAAACAGAATGATCTTTTAATTATTGAAAATAGAAGAATGCTTCATCGCAGACCTCTACTTGACCCAAAAAGTGATAGGTTCCTTATGCGCAACTGGATCAAAAGTGAATAA
- a CDS encoding transglutaminase domain-containing protein, which produces MAQTFQIRIPNIFLCFFLAFLFSGCAKKGNKSVPDARPSLECLSKIKNDIVQNKIFFTDQPETNLDDGLLKVNHHMASIAISKEDYEISQKRGSNFFHTIAKKVYYKNQTSNFVIETTILPGEDGSKYKYELSLEYSEDNIPANSSTVIVQNYNVSDNCELQFSSVEYKDMRQVGQSIRKETASYNTIKKEGPDIETKAFQGQPPICASEVPTDKPEGLLQLVKSQNTYAFDVGVISFLQLEIQQTDTRGKSFLIEYVSPDTDDTFKVEFKFSDESPYTSILENGEFTYTVDLNTWLHTYPTSGHSKSFDIQFDTNPYEDELPLGLTIWLNKELKFPNMRAYWNIIQTDKITDNPNYNYKYKMVGRQKHDSLPSILPLDTSRSTSPYLGATKDLETSLPQIQAWSEELLKNFKGNRIDMALKILKLVNSYLTYDGKMVEENLVQGLKTSEILERKKGVCQHFANLFTTIARAVGLPTRTVFGVSLHPNSSAMHAWVESEFADGIWLPLEPQSESGKIYFSRYLPLAYDAEGGTDFKTAMQLISAIPDAMMIRDTTAPMAK; this is translated from the coding sequence GTGGCTCAAACGTTTCAGATACGTATTCCGAACATTTTTCTATGTTTTTTTCTCGCATTCCTATTTTCTGGCTGTGCCAAAAAAGGCAATAAATCGGTTCCTGATGCCCGTCCTTCTTTGGAATGTTTAAGCAAAATTAAAAACGATATCGTTCAGAATAAGATTTTTTTTACTGATCAGCCCGAAACCAACCTTGATGATGGTCTTCTAAAAGTCAATCATCACATGGCTTCTATCGCCATTTCAAAAGAGGACTACGAGATTTCCCAGAAGCGTGGATCGAATTTTTTCCATACTATTGCCAAAAAAGTTTACTATAAAAATCAAACGTCTAACTTTGTCATCGAAACCACAATTTTGCCTGGCGAAGATGGTTCTAAATACAAATATGAACTTTCGCTGGAATACTCAGAAGACAATATCCCAGCCAATTCATCCACAGTAATTGTGCAAAATTACAATGTTTCGGATAACTGTGAGCTTCAATTTTCGTCGGTAGAATACAAAGACATGAGACAGGTAGGTCAATCTATCAGGAAAGAAACGGCGTCCTACAATACGATTAAAAAAGAAGGACCCGACATTGAGACTAAGGCCTTTCAGGGCCAGCCACCTATTTGTGCCTCTGAGGTACCAACTGACAAACCCGAAGGCCTATTGCAGTTAGTGAAAAGTCAAAACACCTACGCCTTCGATGTTGGTGTCATTTCATTTCTTCAATTAGAAATTCAACAAACCGATACAAGGGGCAAATCGTTTCTAATAGAATATGTGTCGCCCGATACCGATGACACTTTTAAGGTTGAGTTTAAGTTCTCTGACGAGTCCCCATATACATCCATTTTGGAAAACGGTGAATTCACGTATACAGTAGATCTTAATACTTGGCTGCATACCTATCCAACAAGCGGTCACTCCAAAAGTTTTGACATCCAGTTCGATACCAATCCATACGAAGACGAACTCCCACTTGGCCTGACCATTTGGCTAAATAAAGAGTTGAAATTTCCAAACATGAGAGCCTATTGGAACATTATTCAAACAGATAAGATAACTGACAACCCAAATTACAATTATAAATATAAAATGGTGGGCCGGCAAAAACATGACTCCCTTCCAAGCATATTGCCTTTAGACACAAGCCGATCCACAAGTCCATATTTAGGGGCAACCAAGGACTTAGAGACTTCCCTGCCGCAAATTCAAGCCTGGTCTGAGGAGTTGCTCAAGAATTTCAAGGGCAATCGCATAGATATGGCTTTAAAAATCTTGAAGCTAGTGAATTCCTATCTCACCTATGACGGTAAGATGGTTGAGGAAAACTTGGTTCAAGGCCTTAAAACATCGGAAATTTTAGAGCGCAAAAAAGGAGTCTGTCAGCATTTTGCGAATCTATTTACCACAATCGCTAGAGCCGTCGGCTTGCCCACCAGGACAGTGTTTGGAGTCTCTCTCCATCCTAATTCAAGCGCCATGCACGCCTGGGTAGAATCAGAATTTGCAGATGGAATTTGGCTGCCCTTAGAGCCCCAAAGCGAGAGTGGCAAGATCTATTTTTCGAGGTACTTACCTCTCGCTTATGACGCTGAAGGCGGCACTGACTTCAAGACCGCCATGCAATTGATTTCCGCTATACCTGACGCAATGATGATCAGGGACACGACTGCCCCTATGGCAAAGTAA
- a CDS encoding transposase yields MGELKTWIDKVFPNKLAEPNSKLGAGVKYMQKHWKGLTAFLRHPGAPIDNNILEQQLRTPVLNRKKTSSSLKVNTGPSWATFFSQL; encoded by the coding sequence ATGGGGGAACTCAAAACCTGGATTGACAAAGTATTTCCCAACAAACTCGCTGAGCCCAATTCAAAACTAGGAGCCGGCGTCAAATACATGCAGAAGCATTGGAAGGGGCTCACCGCATTTCTCCGCCACCCAGGAGCCCCCATCGACAACAATATCCTCGAGCAACAGCTCCGTACCCCCGTTCTAAACCGAAAAAAAACTTCCTCTTCTTTAAAAGTGAATACGGGGCCTTCGTGGGCGACATTCTTCTCTCAGTTATAA
- a CDS encoding transposase: MARSTLWTQTENLANQMILVWKVMVRKASEGALFYIDDTKARVLSLMRENELQEPNTKNRTGMYTTGILSETPEGKIILYFTGRKYSGENLEELLTRRQSQGPIAIMSDALNMNNIKDRAQEILKYLCLTHGRRQFKDIEQDFKRESEFVLGLISQVYANERHCKDVNLSPEERLNTTKRKVPSRWGNSKPGLTKYFPTNSLSPIQN; this comes from the coding sequence GTGGCTCGATCAACACTCTGGACTCAGACGGAAAACCTGGCCAACCAGATGATTCTGGTTTGGAAGGTCATGGTCCGAAAGGCTTCGGAGGGAGCGTTGTTCTATATTGATGACACCAAGGCCAGAGTTCTCTCCCTCATGAGGGAGAATGAACTTCAGGAGCCAAATACCAAAAACAGAACCGGCATGTACACCACGGGCATTCTTTCTGAAACTCCAGAGGGAAAAATCATTCTATATTTTACCGGAAGGAAATACAGTGGAGAGAATTTGGAAGAGCTCCTGACTCGGCGGCAAAGTCAGGGTCCCATTGCCATCATGTCAGATGCTCTGAATATGAATAATATCAAAGACCGAGCCCAGGAGATATTGAAATACCTGTGTCTCACCCACGGTCGGAGGCAATTTAAGGATATCGAGCAGGACTTTAAAAGAGAAAGCGAATTTGTGCTGGGCCTTATTTCTCAGGTCTATGCAAACGAACGGCACTGTAAAGATGTGAATTTATCCCCCGAAGAGCGCCTCAATACCACCAAGAGAAAAGTGCCCAGCCGATGGGGGAACTCAAAACCTGGATTGACAAAGTATTTCCCAACAAACTCGCTGAGCCCAATTCAAAACTAG
- the tnpB gene encoding IS66 family insertion sequence element accessory protein TnpB — MIQISPSSPIYIHCGAVDFRKGIDGLCGVCKEQMEKDPMSGALFVFSNRSRKSLKILVYDSQGFWIFHKRLSRGSFKWWRTGEGVSGELRASELAVLIWNGNPDLAAPQTEWKSTSNFVKSAEDFSDVESQEEDPH; from the coding sequence GTGATTCAAATCAGTCCGTCCTCACCGATTTATATCCACTGCGGAGCTGTGGATTTTCGTAAGGGAATCGATGGCCTTTGTGGAGTTTGCAAGGAGCAGATGGAGAAGGACCCCATGAGTGGAGCTCTTTTTGTTTTCTCCAATAGATCGAGGAAATCTCTCAAGATATTGGTTTATGACTCCCAGGGGTTTTGGATATTTCATAAGCGGCTCAGTCGTGGATCGTTTAAGTGGTGGAGGACGGGAGAGGGAGTCTCGGGTGAGCTACGAGCCTCAGAGTTGGCAGTTCTTATCTGGAATGGAAATCCCGATTTAGCCGCACCACAAACAGAATGGAAAAGTACTTCCAATTTTGTGAAATCAGCGGAAGACTTTTCCGATGTTGAAAGCCAAGAAGAAGATCCACATTGA
- a CDS encoding transposase, protein MSSKRRVFSEEYKAEAIDLAEKMGTTKASQDLGINPANIRRWKIEAQSGRAAASGAKTYEELELEVRELRKENEYLNKVSDVLKKA, encoded by the coding sequence ATGAGTTCAAAGAGAAGGGTTTTTTCAGAAGAGTATAAGGCCGAAGCCATTGATTTAGCAGAGAAAATGGGAACAACAAAGGCCTCACAAGATCTAGGTATAAATCCGGCAAATATTCGTCGATGGAAAATCGAAGCGCAATCAGGTCGCGCCGCTGCGAGCGGCGCGAAAACCTATGAAGAACTGGAGCTTGAGGTTCGAGAACTCAGAAAGGAAAATGAGTATTTGAACAAAGTCAGCGATGTTCTAAAAAAAGCCTAG
- a CDS encoding transposase, translating into MLDEKREICKEIEEIFKASKSTYGSPRIFHELRSKGFSVSENTVAK; encoded by the coding sequence ATTCTTGACGAAAAAAGGGAAATCTGCAAGGAAATTGAGGAGATTTTCAAAGCTAGCAAAAGTACCTATGGCTCACCAAGGATCTTTCATGAGCTGAGGAGCAAGGGATTTTCTGTAAGTGAAAATACTGTTGCGAAGTAA
- a CDS encoding IS3 family transposase: protein MRTTNSNHEGPIAPRVFRIEDDLPKDSNQVFAGDITYLRFGSGFFYLAIVLDVCTRKVVGWSVTDSLETTGVLNALQMALANCGNRAKIVFHSDRGIQYASKLFLALLKKKDVIPSMSRKGNCYDNSIVESWFKSFKSECLYRHDYKTEAELRILVFEYIETWYNKKRLHSSLGYQSPLEYESTLNAA from the coding sequence GTGAGAACGACTAATTCGAACCACGAGGGCCCAATTGCTCCACGAGTTTTCAGGATCGAGGATGATCTGCCCAAAGACTCTAATCAGGTCTTTGCCGGAGATATCACTTATCTGAGATTTGGATCTGGCTTTTTCTATCTGGCCATAGTTCTCGATGTTTGTACCCGAAAAGTTGTGGGCTGGTCGGTCACTGACAGTTTAGAAACCACCGGGGTCTTGAATGCTCTGCAGATGGCATTGGCTAATTGCGGAAATAGAGCGAAGATCGTCTTTCACTCGGACCGCGGGATTCAGTACGCGAGCAAATTATTTTTGGCTTTGCTAAAGAAGAAGGATGTGATTCCGAGCATGAGTCGCAAGGGAAACTGCTACGACAATTCGATTGTTGAGAGTTGGTTCAAGTCATTCAAGTCTGAGTGTCTTTACCGTCATGACTACAAAACCGAAGCAGAGTTGAGAATCTTAGTTTTTGAGTATATTGAAACCTGGTACAATAAAAAAAGATTGCATTCATCGCTTGGCTATCAAAGTCCTTTGGAGTATGAATCAACACTAAATGCCGCCTGA
- a CDS encoding type II toxin-antitoxin system Phd/YefM family antitoxin, whose translation MKSFSAKEAKDEFGRLLDTARQEPVEIKKNGRSVAVLVSSEEYQRLEAIEDAWWGRQAEEAIKEGTIGEKESEKKLAQWLNAKD comes from the coding sequence TTGAAATCGTTTTCGGCGAAAGAAGCAAAGGACGAGTTCGGACGACTTTTAGATACAGCGAGGCAAGAACCTGTTGAGATCAAAAAGAACGGTCGCTCTGTTGCTGTGTTGGTTTCGTCTGAAGAATATCAACGGCTGGAAGCAATAGAAGATGCTTGGTGGGGCAGACAGGCCGAAGAAGCTATCAAAGAGGGAACTATCGGTGAGAAAGAGAGCGAGAAGAAACTTGCTCAATGGTTAAATGCTAAAGATTGA
- a CDS encoding type II toxin-antitoxin system RelE/ParE family toxin translates to MLKIEITRRADKFIESLPAKQKRQITTKILELRNKPEPHDSIQVKGFSQYRRTSVGEYRIIYQVQDNILLVIVLVGRRNDDDVYKQLKRL, encoded by the coding sequence ATGCTAAAGATTGAAATCACCAGGCGAGCCGATAAGTTTATTGAGTCGTTGCCAGCAAAACAAAAAAGACAAATCACCACCAAAATCCTAGAGCTTCGCAACAAACCAGAGCCGCACGACTCTATTCAGGTCAAAGGTTTTTCGCAGTATCGCCGAACCAGTGTCGGAGAATATCGCATAATCTACCAGGTCCAAGACAACATACTTTTGGTAATCGTGTTGGTAGGCAGAAGAAACGACGACGATGTTTATAAACAACTGAAAAGGCTTTGA
- a CDS encoding transposase, which translates to MNRLHYKCAKESKFEVCPKCATKSYSVHDRRWVEIQDQPIRGSGIQLQVLKRRFRCPGCKKVFTEPLSGVRKGHKTTERFRRGVKWACENFADLKRVCRAYSCSAWLVNKVFYEQLDIKWHERMNDPWGKRIGIDEHSWRKCRKNGMTEFASLIVDYDRGRIGEMVNGKTVLSMKDALSYIPGRERVEQAVIDMCDPFKKFIKDFFPNAITIADKFHVLRLLNPAINKARTEITGDKRSNPVRRLLLRNSLLEFWF; encoded by the coding sequence ATGAATCGCTTACATTACAAGTGTGCCAAGGAATCCAAGTTCGAAGTGTGCCCTAAGTGCGCCACGAAATCCTATTCCGTCCATGACCGCAGATGGGTCGAAATCCAAGATCAACCCATCCGTGGGTCTGGAATTCAGCTGCAAGTACTCAAGCGCCGATTTAGATGTCCCGGGTGCAAGAAGGTTTTCACAGAACCCCTTAGTGGCGTCAGGAAAGGCCATAAAACCACCGAACGCTTCCGCCGAGGGGTTAAGTGGGCCTGTGAAAACTTCGCTGATCTAAAGCGTGTCTGCCGGGCCTACAGCTGCTCCGCATGGCTAGTGAATAAAGTATTTTACGAACAACTCGACATCAAATGGCACGAACGAATGAACGACCCTTGGGGAAAAAGAATCGGCATCGATGAACACAGCTGGAGGAAATGCCGCAAAAATGGAATGACTGAGTTTGCCTCGCTCATCGTTGACTATGATCGTGGCCGCATCGGCGAAATGGTCAATGGAAAAACTGTACTATCTATGAAAGATGCCCTTTCCTATATTCCCGGGCGAGAGCGCGTGGAACAAGCCGTGATTGACATGTGTGATCCGTTTAAAAAGTTTATAAAAGACTTCTTTCCTAACGCTATCACCATTGCGGACAAGTTCCATGTGCTGCGCCTTCTGAATCCCGCTATCAACAAGGCTCGCACGGAAATCACTGGCGACAAAAGGTCAAATCCAGTTCGTAGGCTTCTCCTCAGAAACAGTTTGCTAGAATTTTGGTTTTAG
- a CDS encoding transposase — translation MPPEERYRLRLEIAEPIWKEMKEWAERHQPKVPVKSKIGGALRYFLNEYEYLTGYLKDGRLEADNGFTERAIRKYAIGRNAWLFSDTPAGAEASSVMYSFTVTAKINGVNPYAAMVRMLTELPLAKSLEDFERLAEIILSPDSRA, via the coding sequence ATGCCGCCTGAGGAGCGGTACCGCCTGAGGCTGGAAATAGCTGAGCCCATTTGGAAAGAGATGAAGGAGTGGGCTGAAAGGCATCAGCCAAAGGTTCCAGTAAAAAGCAAGATCGGAGGGGCCCTCCGCTACTTTTTGAATGAGTATGAGTACCTGACAGGCTACCTCAAGGATGGGCGTCTGGAGGCGGACAATGGCTTTACGGAGAGAGCGATCCGCAAGTATGCCATCGGCAGGAATGCGTGGCTGTTTTCCGACACACCCGCGGGGGCCGAGGCCAGCAGTGTCATGTACAGCTTCACGGTAACAGCCAAAATCAATGGGGTGAATCCCTACGCGGCCATGGTTCGAATGCTCACTGAGCTACCACTGGCCAAATCCCTAGAAGACTTCGAGCGCCTCGCTGAGATCATTTTATCACCTGATTCTCGAGCCTGA
- a CDS encoding IS66 family transposase, translated as MKESVDLSKKMLKSPRMQARELFSKQEELSSENEGLRARARLDEEKIKFLQSEVTWLHEQIRSLKRAQFGRKSESWVSPEQRVLYNEVELEVSKGTPEEDEAQVEVTVPSHKRQRGHRRPIPENLEREVVKIELPENERFSEEGQPLKVIGWEFSEKLKYEPAKVSVIRYERAKYGVDSGDYVKTAPPVPCVIPKGIATPELLAAIITSKYCDGLPLYRIEEIMERQGVDLPRSTMARWVVQVAQALVPVWNVLSDRLITSFYVAVDETQVQVLKENGRKAEDKSWMWVRSTPYGDKKIVLFDYRISRSQEAARQLLDGITGYLQCDGLNAYDVLEKQEGVIRIGCGMHSRRKFESATVDGAKSGRSLGEAGLGYLKNCMIWKKKSARCRLRSGTA; from the coding sequence TTGAAAGAGTCTGTTGATCTTTCGAAGAAAATGTTGAAGAGTCCGCGCATGCAGGCGCGAGAGCTATTTTCAAAACAAGAAGAGTTGTCCTCAGAGAATGAAGGCCTGAGAGCGCGTGCTCGTCTTGATGAAGAGAAGATCAAGTTCCTGCAAAGTGAGGTCACTTGGTTGCATGAGCAGATCCGTTCTCTCAAACGAGCGCAGTTTGGTAGAAAGTCGGAGTCTTGGGTGTCGCCCGAACAGAGGGTTCTCTACAACGAAGTGGAACTTGAAGTCTCCAAAGGGACACCCGAAGAGGATGAGGCGCAGGTCGAGGTCACGGTTCCTTCGCATAAGAGGCAGCGGGGTCATCGTCGTCCAATCCCCGAGAACCTTGAGCGGGAAGTGGTGAAGATCGAGCTTCCAGAAAACGAGCGTTTTTCTGAAGAGGGGCAACCTCTCAAGGTGATTGGCTGGGAGTTCTCGGAGAAGCTCAAGTATGAGCCAGCTAAAGTCAGTGTGATCCGCTATGAGCGGGCCAAGTATGGAGTGGATAGCGGGGACTATGTGAAGACCGCTCCGCCAGTGCCTTGCGTGATCCCTAAGGGGATTGCCACTCCCGAGTTGCTTGCCGCCATTATCACCTCCAAATATTGCGATGGACTTCCGCTGTATCGGATTGAGGAGATCATGGAGCGTCAGGGAGTTGATCTTCCCCGCAGCACGATGGCCCGCTGGGTGGTGCAAGTGGCGCAGGCTCTCGTGCCTGTCTGGAATGTTCTTTCAGACCGGCTGATAACCTCTTTTTATGTGGCCGTGGATGAGACGCAAGTGCAGGTTCTCAAAGAGAATGGCAGGAAGGCCGAAGACAAATCATGGATGTGGGTGAGGAGTACGCCCTACGGGGACAAGAAGATTGTTCTGTTTGATTACCGCATATCCCGGAGCCAGGAAGCGGCCAGGCAGCTTCTGGACGGAATTACAGGATATCTGCAATGTGACGGATTGAATGCCTATGATGTGTTGGAAAAACAAGAGGGCGTGATCCGCATAGGATGTGGGATGCACTCCCGCAGGAAATTTGAATCCGCCACAGTGGATGGGGCTAAGTCCGGCCGAAGCCTTGGAGAGGCAGGACTTGGTTACTTAAAAAACTGTATGATCTGGAAGAAAAAATCGGCGAGATGCCGCCTGAGGAGCGGTACCGCCTGA
- the tnpB gene encoding IS66 family insertion sequence element accessory protein TnpB: MKSPSQFEGVFLHRDPVDLRRGIPGLSQIVESAQMGKLNGKNLFVFCGRRRHTIKILYFDRSGFCLWQKQLDVEKFPWPRKSLQEVVHISTEQLSWLLEGYDVWKMKPFSEINFERVC, translated from the coding sequence GTGAAATCTCCCAGTCAATTTGAGGGTGTTTTTCTGCATCGAGATCCTGTCGATTTGCGCCGTGGGATTCCGGGATTGAGTCAGATTGTGGAGAGTGCCCAGATGGGAAAGTTGAACGGGAAAAATCTTTTCGTGTTCTGTGGTCGACGACGGCACACGATCAAGATTCTGTATTTTGATCGAAGTGGGTTCTGTCTATGGCAAAAGCAATTGGATGTGGAAAAGTTCCCATGGCCGAGGAAATCTTTGCAGGAAGTAGTCCACATATCCACAGAGCAATTGAGCTGGCTTCTGGAAGGTTATGATGTTTGGAAAATGAAGCCATTTTCAGAAATAAATTTTGAAAGAGTCTGTTGA
- a CDS encoding recombinase family protein: protein MASSRSVVLKYLKRFEIPLRSTDVKTKSQTGYGEVWRDRQVKRNLGEVAAIAKMRVPITQGLSYWKITAVLNTMGVPTKTGRAKWSAKTAHKILTRIAL from the coding sequence TTGGCGTCCTCCCGTAGCGTCGTTCTCAAGTACCTCAAGCGATTTGAAATTCCGCTGCGCTCAACCGATGTTAAAACAAAATCGCAGACCGGATACGGGGAGGTATGGCGGGACCGGCAGGTGAAACGAAATCTTGGCGAGGTTGCGGCGATCGCCAAAATGCGGGTGCCAATAACGCAGGGGCTTTCATACTGGAAGATCACGGCGGTTCTCAACACGATGGGGGTTCCAACCAAAACTGGCAGGGCTAAGTGGTCAGCCAAGACCGCGCATAAAATCTTAACGAGAATTGCGCTATAG